In Amycolatopsis jiangsuensis, the following proteins share a genomic window:
- a CDS encoding ROK family transcriptional regulator: MTQPVRHDAMRARNLGLVLGEVSRGGPLTRAALAERTGLTKSTVSKLVGDLVEAGFLAETGPTRVGERGRPGVSVALSGARMASLGLEVNVDYLAADVLDLSGAVRFSRRVDRDNRGRAPEVVLRAVQDLAEVALAEARAAGLTVAGAVLAVSGPVAGGVLASAPNLGWRDVRAAELLDLPVPVALENEANLGALGELWFGAGAPDFLYVSGEIGIGAGLVVGSELFRGARGLSGELGHVLVSATGPDCRCGARGCLETYAGQEALLAAGGQPDLPALVAALEADDRTALAAADAAAEALGLALTSAVNLLDLDRIVLGGVFGPLFPWLAPPAEAVLTARLASLRGSVPVLSSSTLGASAATLGAAGRTIHRILADPADFLPH, from the coding sequence ATGACGCAGCCGGTGCGCCACGACGCGATGCGCGCGCGCAACCTCGGGCTGGTGCTCGGCGAGGTGAGCCGCGGCGGCCCGCTGACCAGAGCCGCACTGGCGGAACGGACCGGGCTGACCAAGTCCACGGTGTCCAAGCTGGTCGGGGATCTCGTCGAGGCCGGGTTTCTCGCGGAGACGGGTCCCACGCGGGTGGGGGAGCGCGGCCGGCCGGGGGTCTCCGTCGCGCTCAGCGGTGCGCGGATGGCGTCGCTCGGGCTCGAGGTCAACGTGGACTATCTCGCCGCCGATGTGCTCGATCTTTCCGGTGCGGTGCGGTTTTCCCGCCGTGTCGACCGGGACAACCGTGGCCGGGCTCCGGAGGTGGTGCTGCGGGCGGTGCAGGACCTCGCCGAGGTCGCGCTCGCCGAAGCGCGGGCGGCCGGGCTGACCGTGGCCGGGGCAGTGCTGGCGGTCTCCGGTCCGGTCGCCGGCGGGGTGCTCGCCAGCGCCCCGAACCTCGGCTGGCGGGACGTGCGAGCGGCGGAGCTGCTCGACCTGCCGGTGCCGGTCGCGCTGGAGAACGAGGCGAACCTGGGTGCGCTGGGGGAGCTGTGGTTCGGTGCCGGTGCACCGGATTTCCTCTATGTCTCCGGGGAAATCGGCATCGGTGCCGGACTGGTGGTCGGCTCGGAGCTCTTCCGCGGTGCGCGCGGCCTGTCCGGCGAGTTGGGGCACGTGCTGGTTTCCGCGACCGGCCCCGACTGCCGCTGCGGCGCCCGGGGTTGCCTGGAAACCTATGCGGGACAAGAAGCTCTGCTCGCCGCGGGCGGGCAGCCGGACCTGCCCGCCCTCGTTGCCGCGCTCGAGGCGGACGACCGCACGGCCCTCGCCGCGGCCGACGCGGCCGCCGAAGCCCTCGGCCTCGCACTGACTTCGGCGGTCAACCTGCTGGATCTGGACCGCATCGTCCTTGGCGGGGTGTTCGGTCCGCTCTTCCCGTGGCTGGCCCCGCCTGCGGAGGCCGTGCTGACCGCACGGCTGGCCTCGCTCCGCGGCTCGGTGCCGGTGCTGAGCTCCTCCACGCTGGGCGCCTCCGCCGCCACCCTGGGCGCCGCGGGCCGCACCATCCACCGCATTCTGGCCGACCCGGCCGATTTCCTGCCGCACTGA